One part of the Truepera radiovictrix DSM 17093 genome encodes these proteins:
- a CDS encoding ABC transporter permease, translating into MNTRTPLPTQRGGGARLGPLVRLAWRNLWRQRRRTLLLIVVVAYATLTTVFYWGYTEGVTESMLASQARLLSAPTLVATPAYGDDPDPENALPTLAFLETLRGVPGVRAAAPRLEFYALLRSPYTALGAQVRGVDPALEPAVSDLPGSVTAGRMLEAPGETVLGTELAARLDVRVGERLALDAAALAGPQATGLEVVGLLETGVAAVDDAAVLVHLEDARALTGVDTATGVALDVPRGQEEAVAARVQGALPGGVRAYSLRDLLGPLAAQVDASRLSGIPIGLLFAVLAALAVTSTVVVSVLERQREFGVMAAIGLAPPKLARMVVLEAVFATALGWLTGLALGYALTWTLGTWNLLGAAFAGIFDGFAAYGIGDELYTTSSPRYALYAAAPVAFAAAFALLVPARRVARLRPAQAMRAE; encoded by the coding sequence ATGAACACGCGCACCCCGCTACCCACCCAGCGCGGGGGGGGCGCGCGCCTGGGCCCCTTGGTGCGCCTCGCGTGGCGCAACCTCTGGCGGCAGCGGCGGCGCACGCTGCTACTTATCGTGGTCGTCGCCTACGCCACCCTCACCACCGTCTTCTACTGGGGCTACACCGAGGGCGTCACCGAGTCGATGCTGGCGAGTCAGGCGCGGCTGCTGAGCGCCCCGACCCTCGTCGCGACCCCCGCGTACGGGGACGACCCCGACCCCGAGAACGCGCTGCCGACGCTCGCTTTCCTGGAAACCCTGCGGGGGGTGCCGGGGGTGCGCGCGGCGGCGCCGCGGCTCGAGTTCTACGCGCTCTTGCGCTCCCCCTACACCGCTCTTGGCGCTCAGGTGCGCGGGGTCGACCCGGCGCTCGAGCCCGCCGTGAGCGACCTTCCGGGGAGCGTCACCGCGGGGCGGATGCTCGAGGCGCCCGGGGAGACGGTGCTCGGCACGGAGCTGGCGGCGCGCCTCGACGTGCGCGTCGGCGAGCGCCTGGCGCTCGACGCGGCGGCGCTGGCCGGGCCGCAGGCGACCGGGCTGGAGGTCGTCGGCCTGCTGGAGACGGGCGTCGCCGCCGTCGACGACGCCGCGGTGCTCGTGCACCTAGAGGACGCCCGCGCGCTCACGGGCGTCGACACCGCAACCGGCGTCGCTCTGGACGTGCCGCGCGGCCAGGAGGAGGCGGTGGCGGCGCGCGTGCAGGGCGCCCTGCCGGGCGGCGTGCGCGCCTACTCCCTACGCGACCTCTTGGGGCCGCTCGCAGCGCAGGTGGACGCGAGCCGCCTCTCGGGCATCCCTATCGGTCTGCTCTTTGCCGTGCTCGCCGCCCTCGCCGTGACCAGCACGGTGGTCGTGAGCGTCTTGGAGCGCCAACGCGAGTTCGGCGTGATGGCCGCCATCGGCCTCGCGCCGCCCAAGCTCGCCCGCATGGTGGTCCTGGAGGCGGTGTTCGCCACGGCGCTCGGCTGGCTCACGGGGCTCGCCCTCGGTTACGCGCTCACCTGGACGCTTGGCACCTGGAACCTCCTGGGCGCGGCCTTCGCCGGCATCTTCGACGGCTTTGCCGCCTACGGCATCGGCGACGAACTCTACACCACCTCGTCGCCGCGCTACGCCCTCTACGCCGCCGCCCCCGTCGCCTTCGCCGCGGCCTTTGCGCTGCTCGTGCCGGCGCGGCGGGTCGCGCGGCTAAGGCCCGCCCAAGCGATGCGGGCGGAGTAG
- a CDS encoding TolC family protein: MAAHPELRAAEAALEAAELQLRAAYDPVALEASGAYTRLGLDEALTVTQLPPPGGVALPETQTQLSATLVFRPYPFGDVADAVRGRELEVRSRHLELREARAGLEARALVAALNLQLAERSVALAETGQAAAQRGLEATQRRFERGGATARELREARSALREAETLLHNARTDAETARRNLRALVGDTPAPSAAALAALAPPDGGVPATLQRAEVPALQAELGVAAAERALWPVAQVSYAWNLSDETALTASLESRTLQPSLGVSYRDPGRTLPESAVRSSLTVGVSANLSVGALSALEASARQAEAARAGLEAAREGAALQEVALRAAYGNAARDLAGARRAFEDAEVTYAEARTREELGLASALETQGALLELLQADLARRSAELGTLSALLELYTLYALPPSETLSEPLPETQP; this comes from the coding sequence TTGGCCGCGCACCCCGAGCTGCGCGCGGCCGAAGCGGCGCTCGAGGCCGCCGAGCTGCAGCTGCGCGCCGCTTATGACCCGGTCGCCCTCGAGGCGAGCGGCGCCTACACCCGCCTCGGGCTCGACGAGGCGCTCACGGTCACGCAGCTCCCCCCCCCCGGCGGGGTGGCGCTGCCGGAGACCCAAACGCAGCTCTCGGCCACCCTCGTCTTCCGCCCCTACCCCTTCGGCGACGTCGCCGACGCCGTGCGCGGGCGCGAGCTGGAGGTGCGCAGCCGCCACCTGGAGCTGCGCGAGGCGCGCGCGGGGCTCGAGGCCCGCGCCCTGGTAGCGGCGCTCAACCTCCAGCTCGCGGAGCGCTCGGTGGCGCTCGCCGAAACGGGGCAGGCGGCGGCGCAGCGCGGCCTTGAGGCGACCCAGAGGCGCTTTGAGCGCGGCGGGGCGACCGCGCGCGAGCTGCGCGAGGCGCGCTCAGCCCTCCGCGAGGCCGAGACGCTCCTGCACAACGCCCGCACGGACGCCGAGACCGCGCGCCGCAACCTGCGGGCGCTCGTCGGCGACACCCCCGCGCCCTCCGCGGCGGCGCTCGCCGCGTTGGCGCCCCCCGACGGGGGCGTTCCGGCCACCCTGCAACGGGCGGAGGTGCCCGCGCTGCAGGCCGAACTCGGCGTCGCCGCTGCCGAGCGCGCCCTCTGGCCCGTCGCCCAGGTGAGCTACGCCTGGAACCTCTCGGACGAAACCGCGCTCACCGCTTCGCTGGAGAGCCGCACGCTGCAACCGAGCCTCGGGGTGAGCTACCGCGACCCCGGCCGCACCCTCCCCGAGAGCGCCGTGCGCTCGTCGTTGACCGTCGGGGTGTCGGCGAACCTGTCGGTCGGCGCGCTTAGCGCCCTCGAGGCGAGCGCGCGCCAGGCCGAGGCGGCGCGCGCGGGGCTCGAGGCGGCGCGCGAGGGGGCGGCGCTCCAGGAGGTCGCGCTGCGCGCCGCTTACGGCAACGCCGCGCGCGACCTCGCGGGCGCCCGCCGCGCCTTCGAAGACGCCGAGGTCACCTACGCGGAGGCGAGGACGCGCGAGGAGCTCGGGCTCGCCTCCGCGCTCGAGACCCAAGGGGCGCTCCTCGAGCTGCTCCAGGCCGACCTCGCGCGCCGCAGCGCCGAGCTGGGCACCTTGAGCGCCCTTCTGGAGCTCTACACCCTCTACGCCCTACCCCCCTCGGAGACGCTTTCAGAACCCCTGCCGGAGACCCAGCCATGA
- a CDS encoding TolC family protein produces MTPLRTVPRLLLALALLGALALAHALTLEETFGYAEARPNVQSARRELEDARAAAERTARDPLAVRADLVQAEQRVALAEAALESARYTALQELGSAYTGVLGARAQRDLARMSVAVSEAGLRIAHIRLQNGSATRLDLADAEVALEEARSGLRAAEEGLELALASLRGLLGEAGEGVTAAALAGIPERYLVAPPPLGRAQEAAARHPDLLAVRQQLELAELSRAVLDPLYAPRAQIASAELQLQGARSGLAEARRGFELQIRGLYNQLEAARSTLEVAEQTLAGAEARLKTQRQRFEAGLIAEIELQQTELQAQGARTELQSARQGLLTALLELQAGTLVNLGGPFAALAPDASAPESDETRAQERP; encoded by the coding sequence ATGACCCCCTTGAGAACCGTCCCCCGCCTCCTGCTGGCGCTCGCCCTTCTCGGCGCCCTCGCCCTCGCCCACGCGCTCACCCTGGAAGAGACTTTCGGCTACGCCGAGGCGCGGCCCAACGTGCAGAGCGCGCGGCGCGAGCTCGAGGACGCCCGCGCGGCCGCCGAACGCACGGCGCGCGACCCGCTCGCGGTGCGCGCCGACCTCGTACAGGCCGAGCAGCGCGTGGCGCTCGCCGAGGCGGCGCTCGAGAGCGCGCGCTACACCGCCCTGCAGGAGCTCGGCAGCGCCTACACGGGGGTGCTGGGGGCGCGCGCGCAGCGCGATCTCGCCCGCATGAGCGTCGCGGTGAGCGAAGCGGGGCTGCGCATCGCCCACATCCGGCTGCAGAACGGTTCGGCTACCCGCCTCGACCTCGCCGACGCCGAGGTCGCCCTCGAGGAGGCGCGCAGCGGTCTGCGCGCCGCCGAGGAGGGGCTCGAGCTCGCCCTCGCCAGCCTCCGCGGGCTGCTGGGCGAGGCCGGGGAGGGGGTGACGGCGGCGGCGCTCGCGGGGATCCCCGAGCGCTACCTCGTCGCGCCGCCCCCCCTGGGGCGCGCCCAGGAGGCCGCCGCGCGCCACCCCGACCTCTTGGCCGTGCGCCAGCAGCTCGAGCTCGCCGAGCTGAGCCGGGCGGTGCTCGACCCGCTCTACGCGCCGCGGGCGCAGATCGCGAGCGCCGAGCTGCAGCTGCAGGGGGCGCGGAGCGGCCTCGCCGAGGCGCGCCGCGGCTTCGAGCTGCAGATTCGCGGGCTCTACAACCAGCTCGAGGCGGCGCGCAGCACCCTCGAGGTGGCCGAGCAGACCCTGGCGGGCGCCGAGGCGCGCCTTAAGACCCAGCGCCAACGCTTCGAGGCGGGGCTGATCGCCGAGATCGAGCTGCAGCAGACCGAGCTGCAGGCGCAAGGGGCCCGCACCGAGCTCCAGAGCGCGCGCCAGGGTCTGCTCACCGCGCTCCTCGAGCTGCAGGCGGGGACGCTCGTGAATTTGGGCGGGCCGTTCGCCGCCCTTGCGCCAGACGCCTCGGCGCCAGAGAGCGACGAGACCCGCGCCCAGGAGCGGCCGTGA
- a CDS encoding GbsR/MarR family transcriptional regulator, whose protein sequence is MAPKMADDKAAFIEEMGLLMAGLGLPRMAGRVFGALLLADPPEMSAEELAGALRASRGSISAATRMLERAGIIDRVRRPGERRDRYRNRPNAWNETLKTRLAIIGTFKAMAERGLALLETDDPEVRRGLVEMRDYFAHWERELPALLQRWDASARED, encoded by the coding sequence TTGGCACCCAAGATGGCCGACGACAAAGCGGCGTTTATCGAGGAGATGGGGCTCCTCATGGCCGGGCTCGGGCTGCCGCGCATGGCCGGGCGCGTCTTCGGGGCGCTTCTCTTGGCCGACCCGCCCGAGATGAGCGCCGAGGAGCTCGCGGGGGCGCTAAGGGCGAGCCGCGGGTCGATCAGCGCCGCCACCCGGATGCTCGAGCGCGCCGGCATCATCGACCGGGTGCGGCGTCCGGGCGAGCGCCGCGACCGCTACCGCAACCGCCCCAACGCCTGGAACGAGACGCTCAAAACCCGCCTCGCCATCATCGGCACCTTTAAGGCGATGGCCGAACGGGGGCTCGCGCTGCTCGAGACCGATGACCCCGAGGTGCGGCGGGGCCTAGTCGAGATGCGCGACTACTTCGCGCACTGGGAAAGGGAGCTCCCCGCGCTGCTACAACGCTGGGACGCGTCAGCGCGCGAAGACTGA
- a CDS encoding efflux RND transporter periplasmic adaptor subunit, translated as MRAPLHPLLCAALALLALLPGVASAAPQTGGELFVRSVRTVRAETGTLTVTRSATATIEPARESRVSAATTGQVARIAAREGSRVAAGEVVVYLDDEALRLNRDNAALAVESARINLQSAERASASGDAQAQAALQAARAGLEAAREAYEAGAALFEAGGLARSELTQLRVQLEQAEASYLQAKGTAEASRLAPSEDLELLRLQLEQAQTQLRQAEAALRDAELRAPFSGEIAELLVEEGEFIGAGSPAFRVVGTEGRLARFDVPPADAPRLLEAGLIWLPYGGLDYAARPLRASQTQGGRLVTLVAEIYPSETPIPTGTVTQFSYELTLAEGTLLPSAALRASGGEAQVLVVEGGVVQARTVQVVGEAGAQVAVTGLAPGTEVVFPVPADLPPGTPVQVIEEGAP; from the coding sequence GTGAGAGCGCCCCTGCACCCGCTTCTGTGCGCCGCGCTCGCCCTTCTCGCGCTGCTACCCGGCGTGGCGAGCGCCGCGCCGCAGACGGGCGGCGAGCTCTTCGTCCGCAGCGTCCGCACGGTGCGCGCCGAGACGGGCACCTTGACGGTGACGCGCAGCGCCACCGCCACCATCGAACCCGCCCGCGAGAGCCGCGTCTCGGCCGCGACCACCGGGCAGGTCGCGCGCATCGCGGCGCGTGAGGGGAGCCGCGTCGCGGCCGGGGAGGTGGTCGTGTACCTCGATGACGAAGCGCTGCGGTTAAACCGCGACAACGCCGCCCTGGCCGTCGAGAGCGCCCGCATCAACCTGCAGAGCGCGGAGCGCGCCAGCGCCTCCGGCGACGCCCAGGCGCAAGCGGCCCTGCAGGCGGCGCGCGCGGGGCTCGAGGCGGCGCGCGAGGCGTACGAGGCGGGCGCGGCGCTCTTCGAGGCGGGCGGCCTCGCGCGCAGCGAGCTGACGCAGCTGCGCGTGCAGCTCGAGCAGGCCGAGGCCTCGTACCTGCAGGCTAAAGGGACGGCCGAGGCGAGCCGCCTCGCCCCCAGCGAGGACCTCGAGCTGCTGCGGCTGCAGCTCGAGCAGGCGCAGACCCAGCTGAGGCAAGCCGAAGCGGCCCTGCGCGACGCCGAGCTGCGCGCGCCCTTTTCCGGCGAGATCGCCGAGCTGCTCGTCGAAGAGGGGGAGTTTATCGGCGCGGGCTCCCCGGCGTTTCGCGTCGTCGGCACCGAGGGGCGGCTCGCCCGCTTCGACGTCCCCCCCGCGGACGCGCCGCGGCTTTTGGAAGCGGGGCTCATCTGGCTCCCCTACGGCGGCCTCGACTACGCGGCGCGCCCCCTGCGCGCCTCGCAGACCCAAGGGGGGCGCCTCGTCACCCTGGTCGCCGAGATCTACCCCTCGGAAACGCCCATCCCGACGGGGACCGTGACGCAGTTTTCGTACGAGCTGACGCTCGCCGAAGGGACGCTGCTGCCGAGCGCCGCGCTGAGAGCGAGCGGCGGCGAGGCGCAGGTGCTCGTCGTCGAGGGGGGCGTCGTGCAGGCGCGCACGGTCCAGGTCGTGGGCGAAGCGGGCGCGCAGGTCGCCGTGACGGGGCTCGCGCCCGGCACCGAGGTCGTCTTCCCCGTCCCCGCCGACCTCCCGCCCGGGACCCCCGTCCAGGTCATCGAGGAGGGCGCGCCGTGA
- a CDS encoding outer membrane lipoprotein-sorting protein produces MKRPTLKFLTLALLSLTPLGFAQQGADAILSALLDAQRGAQTMRGGVTMRISRPGREEVFELELVTDGEARSLIRVTAPPRDAGQAFLRRGDELFLYNPRLRRTLRLPPSAQSDAFLGSDLAYGDLSGRDLETDYTAEITGETADAIELTLTPTPTAPTPYGRVVIVAGVSEEGDLTPLEYTFYDQRGAAVRRVTFSEVVQVAEVAFPTRLEVTNLLREGERTVLVIRDPEFGAEVSGCFTEAALERGC; encoded by the coding sequence ATGAAACGCCCCACCCTTAAGTTTCTCACCCTAGCCCTCCTCAGCCTCACCCCCCTCGGCTTCGCCCAGCAAGGCGCGGACGCGATTCTAAGCGCCCTTTTGGACGCGCAGCGCGGGGCGCAGACGATGCGCGGAGGGGTCACGATGCGCATCTCCCGACCGGGCCGAGAGGAGGTCTTCGAGCTGGAACTCGTCACCGACGGGGAGGCGCGCAGCCTCATCCGGGTCACCGCGCCACCCCGCGACGCGGGGCAGGCGTTTTTGCGGCGCGGCGACGAGCTCTTTCTCTACAACCCACGCCTGCGCCGCACCCTGCGCCTGCCGCCGAGCGCCCAGAGCGACGCCTTTTTGGGCTCTGACCTCGCCTACGGCGACCTCTCGGGGCGCGACCTCGAGACCGACTACACCGCCGAGATCACCGGTGAAACGGCGGACGCCATTGAGCTCACCCTCACCCCCACCCCGACCGCCCCGACCCCCTACGGGCGGGTCGTCATCGTAGCCGGCGTGAGCGAGGAGGGCGACCTCACGCCGCTCGAATACACCTTTTACGACCAGCGCGGCGCGGCGGTGCGGCGCGTCACCTTCTCCGAGGTCGTGCAGGTCGCGGAGGTGGCGTTTCCGACGCGGCTCGAGGTCACGAACCTGCTGCGCGAGGGGGAGCGCACGGTGCTCGTGATCCGCGACCCCGAGTTCGGCGCCGAGGTCTCGGGCTGCTTTACGGAAGCCGCGCTCGAGCGGGGGTGCTGA
- a CDS encoding serine hydrolase: MKRTLFALAVAALLPWSWAQTLTPEAALERFFTAPEVDPAWFAQSFLEQVPAEQIAPIIAQLTADLGAYRSVEGDAGEYTVLFENGALPARIILNAEGRITGLQFLAPIPAVADLEAALAGFEALPGEVSVLVLEGGEERAAMAPDAPLAVGSSFKLAVLAALQERVEAGERAWDEVVTLEAAWKSLPSGLLQDWPEGSALTLETLATLMISVSDNTATDALMHTLGREAVEAQLGERNRPLLTTREAFVLKTPAHADLLARYREGDEAARRRVLEEAAARDLPDPLSFPTEPTALDVEWFVSARELCALIAEVSELPLMSVNPGVADPDRWTRVAFKGGSEPGVMNLTTYLEGDASTYCVSVTQNREDAPLEEARLLGLYGGLLAALGEGAQEGR; encoded by the coding sequence ATGAAACGTACCCTGTTCGCGCTCGCCGTGGCCGCGCTGCTCCCCTGGAGCTGGGCCCAGACGCTCACCCCCGAGGCGGCTCTGGAGCGCTTTTTCACCGCCCCCGAGGTCGACCCCGCCTGGTTCGCGCAGAGCTTTCTGGAGCAGGTGCCCGCCGAGCAGATCGCGCCGATCATCGCGCAGCTCACCGCCGACCTCGGCGCCTACCGGAGCGTCGAGGGCGACGCCGGCGAGTACACCGTGCTCTTTGAAAACGGGGCGCTCCCCGCGCGCATCATCCTCAACGCCGAGGGGCGGATCACGGGGTTGCAGTTTCTGGCCCCCATCCCGGCGGTCGCGGACCTAGAGGCGGCGCTCGCGGGCTTCGAGGCGCTCCCCGGCGAGGTGAGCGTGCTGGTGCTCGAGGGGGGCGAGGAGCGCGCGGCAATGGCCCCCGACGCGCCGCTCGCGGTGGGCTCGAGCTTCAAGCTCGCCGTGCTGGCGGCCCTGCAAGAGCGCGTCGAGGCGGGCGAGCGCGCCTGGGACGAGGTCGTGACGCTAGAGGCGGCTTGGAAGAGCCTGCCGAGCGGTCTCCTCCAAGACTGGCCGGAGGGGAGCGCGCTGACGCTCGAGACGCTCGCCACGCTGATGATCTCCGTCAGCGACAACACCGCCACCGACGCGCTGATGCACACGCTCGGGCGCGAAGCCGTCGAGGCGCAGCTCGGCGAACGCAACCGCCCCCTCCTCACGACCCGCGAGGCGTTCGTGCTCAAAACCCCCGCCCACGCCGACCTCTTGGCGCGCTACCGCGAGGGGGACGAGGCGGCGCGGCGCAGGGTCTTGGAGGAGGCCGCGGCGCGCGACCTGCCAGACCCCTTGAGTTTCCCCACCGAACCGACCGCGCTCGACGTGGAGTGGTTTGTCAGCGCCCGCGAGCTGTGCGCGCTCATCGCGGAGGTGTCAGAGCTGCCCCTCATGAGCGTCAACCCCGGGGTCGCCGACCCGGATAGGTGGACGCGCGTGGCCTTTAAGGGCGGTTCGGAGCCGGGGGTGATGAACCTGACGACCTATCTCGAGGGGGACGCGAGCACCTACTGCGTCAGCGTCACCCAAAACCGCGAGGACGCCCCCCTGGAGGAGGCGCGCCTGTTGGGGCTCTACGGTGGGCTCCTGGCCGCGCTCGGCGAGGGCGCGCAGGAGGGGCGATGA
- a CDS encoding efflux RND transporter permease subunit yields the protein MTRLIRFFVDNYVLTISLFGALTLFGVISALGLGVDLLPEIEIPVVAVSTTYPGAGPEEVSRGIAEPIEGQLSTLPGINAVTSIASEGFGVVIAQFNAGVNVNEAAIDVSGRVNAIAPLLPEGAGTPAVQKFDPADEPILSVAVAAPGEALSAVQAFAEDELQPALRRVQGVADVTVVGPAAREVQVLLNPAQLAAYGLTPQAVAGAVAASAVDVSAGTLTVGDNRLLLAGRATPEDLAAVAAIRVDSAQGVRVGDVATVRDGTREVTTYARLNGEPVVLLEVRKLAGSNTVATAENLRETLEAFALPPGYEVSVVGDTSVYIASSVRDTLRELLIAAFAVSLIVLLFTGRLGSVFGVVLAIPISAAGAFVVFGLLGFSFNLITLLAITVAIGLVVDDSIVVAENMDRYRAAGLSQREAVLKGTGEVATAVLAATLSLLAVFLPISFLPGVVGQFFSQFGITLAAAIAFSYLEAMFFLTVRLALAPDPLPAGWQALGGATRRFQADAAWSAGLLRCAPFWVLLTAAGALLFWRWGPVALALLLAVPPSLFLLRYLGRLLLLLLGALLLSLHRATNALVGWGRRAYVRSLRAVLGHAWAVLLVAAALFGSLFVIFPQIGFNFQPPDDSGLVGVTLELPAGTSLERTNAVASALERALLADPTIATVQVTVGSGGILGGSNAERASFVLQLVPKRERALSTTDYIVALERTLGELLRGVPEAEVSVANAGAGGPPGSSGYTLNLASNDLELLRERTEAALEVLRDTEGLRGAAADLADTTTERVFVVDPAALDGTGLTVSDVFNTLSAYNVGSEAGRLRALGDEVPIRVRADPLALGDEGSLLGLPILAPALGRALPLGQLGGFETRAAPATISRVNQAYNATLSAELLPGASLSQVQARVEARLTAEGILDNRVVQQQGANFDLLGDLLFYAPIAFALALLLNYLAIGSQFNSFKYPLYLLLTVPLALVGAIWLFYLSGTSLDVISVLGVIMLVGLVTKNAILLLDVALARAGSGMTLKDALLEAASVRFRPILMTTSTVVVISVPLLLGLGEGAEFRYPLGLVILGGVMTSALLTFYVVPAAFYQFERRAYDRGAHDRPQAGSGGAVVVAPAPHPAKDPTTQPALNELP from the coding sequence GTGACGCGCCTCATCCGCTTTTTCGTCGACAACTACGTCCTGACGATTTCGCTCTTCGGCGCGCTCACGCTCTTTGGCGTGATCAGCGCGCTCGGGCTCGGCGTCGATCTGCTGCCCGAAATCGAGATCCCCGTGGTGGCGGTGAGCACCACCTACCCGGGGGCGGGCCCCGAGGAGGTCTCGCGGGGGATCGCCGAACCCATCGAGGGGCAGCTCAGCACCCTGCCCGGTATTAACGCGGTCACCTCCATCGCCTCCGAGGGCTTCGGCGTCGTGATCGCGCAGTTTAACGCCGGCGTCAACGTCAACGAGGCCGCCATCGACGTGAGCGGGCGCGTCAACGCCATCGCGCCGCTGCTCCCCGAGGGCGCGGGCACCCCGGCGGTGCAGAAGTTCGACCCCGCCGACGAACCCATCTTGAGCGTCGCCGTCGCCGCCCCCGGCGAGGCGCTGAGCGCCGTGCAGGCGTTTGCCGAAGACGAGCTGCAACCCGCCTTGCGGCGCGTGCAGGGGGTCGCCGACGTCACGGTCGTGGGCCCCGCCGCGCGCGAGGTCCAGGTCCTGCTCAACCCCGCGCAGCTCGCCGCCTACGGGCTCACCCCGCAGGCGGTCGCGGGCGCAGTCGCCGCCTCGGCCGTCGACGTCTCGGCGGGGACGCTGACCGTGGGCGACAACCGGCTCCTGCTCGCGGGGCGAGCGACCCCCGAAGACCTCGCGGCGGTCGCCGCCATCCGGGTCGACTCGGCGCAGGGGGTGCGCGTCGGCGACGTCGCGACGGTGCGCGACGGCACCCGCGAGGTCACCACCTACGCGCGGCTCAACGGCGAACCGGTGGTGCTTTTAGAGGTGCGCAAGCTCGCGGGGAGCAACACCGTCGCGACCGCCGAGAACCTCCGCGAGACGCTCGAGGCCTTCGCCCTCCCCCCCGGCTACGAGGTCTCGGTCGTCGGCGACACCTCCGTCTACATCGCCTCGAGCGTCCGCGACACCCTGCGCGAGCTCCTCATCGCCGCCTTCGCGGTGTCGCTTATCGTGCTGCTCTTTACCGGCCGCCTCGGCTCGGTCTTCGGGGTGGTCTTGGCGATCCCCATCTCGGCCGCGGGGGCCTTTGTCGTCTTCGGGCTGCTCGGCTTCTCCTTTAACCTCATCACCCTGCTCGCCATCACGGTGGCGATCGGGCTCGTCGTCGACGACTCGATCGTGGTGGCCGAGAACATGGACCGCTACCGCGCCGCCGGGCTGTCGCAGCGCGAGGCGGTGCTCAAGGGTACGGGGGAGGTGGCGACCGCGGTGCTCGCGGCGACGCTCTCGCTGCTCGCCGTCTTTCTGCCGATCTCGTTTCTCCCGGGGGTCGTGGGGCAGTTTTTCAGCCAGTTCGGCATCACCTTAGCCGCGGCGATCGCGTTTTCATACCTCGAGGCGATGTTTTTCCTGACCGTGCGCCTCGCGCTCGCCCCCGACCCGCTCCCCGCGGGGTGGCAGGCGCTGGGGGGGGCGACGCGGCGCTTTCAGGCGGACGCGGCGTGGAGCGCTGGCCTCCTGCGCTGCGCGCCCTTCTGGGTGCTCCTAACCGCCGCCGGCGCCCTGCTCTTCTGGCGGTGGGGCCCGGTGGCGCTCGCCCTGCTCCTCGCGGTGCCCCCGTCGCTCTTTCTCCTGCGCTACCTCGGGCGGCTTCTGCTCCTGCTCCTAGGCGCGCTCCTCCTCAGCCTCCACCGCGCGACGAACGCGCTCGTCGGCTGGGGGCGCCGCGCCTACGTGCGCTCGCTGCGGGCCGTGCTCGGCCACGCCTGGGCGGTGCTGCTCGTCGCGGCGGCGCTCTTTGGCAGCTTGTTCGTCATCTTTCCGCAGATCGGCTTTAACTTTCAGCCGCCCGACGACTCGGGGCTCGTGGGCGTGACCCTCGAGCTCCCCGCCGGCACCAGCTTGGAGCGCACGAACGCTGTAGCGAGCGCGCTCGAGCGCGCCCTTTTGGCCGACCCGACCATCGCGACGGTGCAGGTCACGGTCGGGTCGGGGGGGATCCTGGGCGGTTCGAACGCCGAACGCGCGAGCTTCGTCTTGCAGCTCGTCCCCAAACGCGAACGCGCCCTGAGCACCACCGACTACATCGTGGCGCTCGAGCGCACCCTCGGGGAGCTGTTGCGGGGGGTGCCCGAAGCCGAGGTCTCGGTCGCCAACGCCGGCGCGGGCGGCCCCCCCGGCAGCAGCGGCTACACCCTCAACTTGGCGTCGAATGACCTCGAGCTGCTGCGCGAGCGCACCGAAGCGGCCCTCGAGGTGCTCCGCGACACCGAGGGGCTGCGGGGGGCCGCTGCGGACCTCGCCGACACCACCACCGAGCGCGTCTTCGTGGTCGACCCGGCGGCGCTCGACGGCACGGGGCTCACGGTGAGCGACGTTTTCAACACGCTCTCGGCCTATAACGTCGGCAGCGAGGCGGGGCGGCTGCGCGCCCTCGGCGACGAGGTGCCCATCCGGGTGCGCGCCGACCCGCTCGCCTTGGGCGACGAGGGGAGCCTTTTGGGGCTGCCCATCCTCGCCCCCGCCCTGGGGCGCGCGCTGCCCTTGGGGCAGCTCGGCGGCTTCGAGACCCGCGCCGCCCCCGCGACCATCAGCCGCGTCAACCAGGCGTATAACGCCACGCTCAGCGCCGAACTGCTGCCGGGGGCGAGCTTGTCGCAGGTCCAAGCGCGCGTCGAGGCGCGCCTCACCGCCGAGGGCATCCTCGACAACCGCGTGGTGCAGCAGCAGGGGGCCAACTTCGACCTCTTAGGCGACCTTCTCTTTTACGCCCCCATCGCCTTCGCCCTCGCGCTGCTCCTCAACTACCTCGCCATCGGCAGCCAGTTCAACTCGTTTAAGTACCCGCTCTACCTCCTCCTGACGGTCCCCTTGGCGCTCGTCGGGGCGATCTGGCTCTTTTACCTGAGCGGCACCTCGCTCGACGTCATCAGCGTCTTGGGGGTGATCATGCTCGTCGGCCTGGTCACCAAAAACGCGATTTTGCTCCTTGACGTCGCGCTCGCCCGCGCCGGCAGCGGCATGACGCTTAAAGACGCCCTCCTAGAGGCCGCCAGCGTCCGCTTTCGCCCCATCTTGATGACCACCTCGACGGTGGTGGTCATCTCCGTACCGCTCCTTTTGGGGCTCGGCGAGGGGGCCGAGTTCCGCTACCCCTTGGGGCTCGTCATCCTGGGCGGGGTGATGACCTCGGCGCTGCTGACGTTTTACGTGGTGCCGGCCGCGTTCTACCAGTTCGAGCGCCGAGCCTACGACCGCGGCGCCCACGACCGGCCGCAGGCGGGTTCCGGCGGCGCCGTGGTGGTCGCGCCGGCGCCGCACCCGGCCAAGGACCCCACCACGCAACCGGCGCTCAACGAGCTCCCGTAA